A region of Thermococcus argininiproducens DNA encodes the following proteins:
- the thrC gene encoding threonine synthase, producing MILRCIECGREYSSEEVRYRCECGGLLEVLVDLGEVENIFDGKNITLWKYKSFIPVEKRVSLNEGGTPIYRLENLQTELGMKEVYVKNEGANPTGSFKDRGMTVGVSKALELGMDKVICASTGNTSASLAAYAAKSNIKAYVLVPSGKIALGKLAQAIVYGAKVVPVRGNFDDALKVVVEASSELGVYMLNSINPFRLEGQKTIAFEIFDQLGFVPDKVILPVGNAGNISAIWKGFKELYEAGFIDKLPQMIGIQAEGASPLARAWKERREFKPLEKPETVATAIRIGNPANWPKAWRAVEESRGVLESVSDEEILKAQKMLASKEGIFVEPASASSLAGLMKLRNEIEEDESVVLITTGHGLKDPNIILEGFELPEPIEPSLEAFKEVL from the coding sequence ATGATTTTGCGGTGTATAGAATGTGGAAGAGAATATAGTTCAGAAGAAGTCAGATACAGGTGTGAATGTGGTGGTCTGCTTGAAGTCCTCGTAGATCTAGGGGAAGTTGAGAACATCTTCGATGGCAAAAATATAACGCTCTGGAAATACAAGAGCTTCATTCCGGTTGAAAAAAGGGTCTCACTTAACGAAGGTGGAACACCCATCTACCGCTTAGAGAACCTGCAAACTGAGCTTGGGATGAAAGAAGTCTACGTGAAAAACGAAGGTGCCAATCCAACGGGCTCTTTTAAGGATAGGGGGATGACTGTGGGAGTTAGCAAAGCCCTAGAGCTTGGCATGGATAAGGTGATCTGTGCCTCTACAGGCAATACCTCAGCATCTTTAGCGGCCTATGCTGCCAAATCAAACATAAAAGCCTATGTTTTAGTCCCAAGCGGAAAAATTGCATTAGGAAAGCTTGCACAGGCAATAGTTTATGGTGCGAAAGTGGTTCCGGTTAGAGGGAACTTTGATGATGCGCTAAAGGTCGTGGTGGAGGCCAGCAGTGAGTTGGGCGTTTACATGCTCAATTCCATAAACCCCTTCCGGTTAGAGGGCCAAAAGACCATAGCTTTTGAAATCTTCGATCAGCTTGGGTTTGTTCCTGATAAGGTTATCCTGCCCGTGGGAAATGCGGGAAACATCTCGGCAATTTGGAAAGGATTTAAAGAGCTTTACGAAGCTGGTTTTATAGATAAACTCCCTCAAATGATTGGAATCCAGGCGGAGGGAGCATCACCTCTGGCTAGAGCGTGGAAGGAGAGGAGGGAGTTCAAACCCCTTGAGAAGCCCGAGACAGTTGCAACTGCTATAAGAATTGGAAATCCAGCCAACTGGCCAAAAGCCTGGCGGGCCGTTGAAGAGTCTAGAGGGGTTTTGGAGAGTGTGAGTGATGAAGAGATACTGAAAGCCCAGAAAATGCTTGCATCGAAGGAAGGAATATTTGTTGAGCCAGCATCTGCTTCCTCTCTTGCCGGGTTAATGAAGCTAAGGAATGAAATCGAAGAAGATGAGAGCGTGGTTCTGATAACGACGGGACACGGGCTAAAGGATCCTAACATAATTCTTGAGGGCTTTGAGCTTCCAGAACCAATAGAGCCAAGCTTAGAGGCATTCAAGGAGGTTCTTTAA